In Pectobacterium aroidearum, the following are encoded in one genomic region:
- the gcvP gene encoding aminomethyl-transferring glycine dehydrogenase, translated as MTQTLSQLEHDGAFIERHIGPSVSQQQHMLSVVGATSLDALIRQIVPQDIQLPSPPAVGEAATEHEALAELKAIAGRNQRYKSYIGMGYNAVLMPPVILRNVLENPGWYTAYTPYQPEVSQGRLEALLNFQQVTQDLTGLDLASASLLDEATAAAEAMAMAKRISKLKQAERFFVADDVHPQTLDVVRTRAETFGFEIVVGKAEDALKDDAVFGVLLQQVGTTGELHDYSDLMAALKARKVVSCVASDIMALVLLTAPGKQGADIVFGSAQRFGVPMGYGGPHAAFFACRDEHKRAMPGRIIGVSRDAAGNTALRMAMQTREQHIRREKANSNICTSQVLLANIAGMYAVFHGPEGLKRIAGRIHRLTDILAAGLTQGGLLLRHRSWFDTLTIEVADKDAVLSRALSFGINLRSDLASAVGITLDEATTREDVLALFAVLLGDDHGLDIEALDAAISQQAATIPAGLLRQDAILSHPVFNRYHSETEMMRYLHRLARKDLALNQAMIPLGSCTMKLNAAAEMLPITWPEFAELHPFCPPEQALGYRQMIEQLSGWLVQLTGYDAICMQPNSGAQGEYAGLLAIRRYHESRNEGGRHLCLIPSSAHGTNPASAQMAGMDVVVVACDKQGNIDLHDLREKAQAAGEQLSCIMVTYPSTHGVYEETIREVCQIVHQYGGQVYLDGANMNAQVGITTPGYIGADVSHLNLHKTFCIPHGGGGPGMGPIGVKAHLTPFVPGHQVVKIDGVLTEQGAVSAAPFGSASILPISWMYIRMMGAEGLKQASQMAILNANYIATRLQQAYPVLYTGRDGRVAHECILDIRPLKESTGISEMDIAKRLIDYGFHAPTMSFPVAGTLMVEPTESESQVEIDRFVDAMLAIRAEINRVAQGEWPLDDNPLVNAPHTQAELVADWAHPYSRELAVFPAGSEHKYWPSVKRLDDVYGDRNLFCSCVPMSDYA; from the coding sequence ATGACCCAGACACTCAGTCAACTCGAACATGACGGCGCGTTTATCGAGCGCCATATCGGTCCTTCCGTCAGCCAACAGCAGCACATGTTGTCGGTGGTGGGGGCGACATCGCTGGATGCGTTGATTCGTCAGATTGTCCCGCAGGATATTCAATTGCCCAGCCCGCCAGCGGTGGGAGAGGCGGCGACGGAACATGAGGCGTTAGCTGAGCTGAAGGCCATTGCAGGACGCAATCAACGTTATAAAAGCTACATCGGTATGGGTTACAACGCGGTGCTGATGCCGCCGGTGATTTTACGCAACGTGCTGGAAAACCCTGGCTGGTATACCGCTTATACGCCGTATCAGCCGGAAGTCTCTCAGGGACGTCTTGAAGCGCTGCTGAATTTCCAGCAGGTCACACAGGATTTAACCGGTCTGGATTTGGCTTCCGCTTCGCTACTGGATGAAGCAACCGCGGCGGCGGAAGCGATGGCGATGGCAAAACGCATCAGCAAACTCAAACAGGCTGAGCGTTTCTTCGTCGCCGACGACGTGCATCCGCAAACGCTGGATGTAGTGCGTACGCGTGCGGAAACCTTCGGTTTTGAGATTGTCGTCGGTAAGGCGGAAGATGCGCTGAAAGACGATGCGGTATTTGGCGTACTGCTGCAACAGGTTGGGACGACGGGCGAACTGCACGATTACAGCGACCTGATGGCCGCACTGAAAGCGCGTAAGGTCGTCAGCTGCGTGGCGTCGGACATCATGGCGCTGGTGCTGCTGACCGCACCGGGCAAACAGGGCGCGGATATCGTCTTCGGTTCCGCACAGCGCTTTGGCGTGCCAATGGGCTACGGCGGACCGCACGCGGCGTTTTTTGCCTGCCGTGATGAGCATAAACGTGCTATGCCGGGACGTATCATCGGCGTGTCGCGCGATGCAGCAGGCAACACTGCGCTGCGTATGGCGATGCAAACGCGTGAGCAGCACATTCGCCGTGAGAAGGCGAACTCCAATATTTGTACCTCGCAGGTGTTGCTGGCCAACATTGCCGGGATGTATGCGGTATTCCACGGGCCGGAAGGGCTCAAACGTATCGCAGGACGCATCCACCGTCTGACCGATATTCTGGCGGCAGGGTTAACGCAGGGTGGACTGCTGCTACGCCATCGCAGCTGGTTCGACACGCTGACCATTGAAGTCGCAGATAAAGACGCGGTACTGAGTCGGGCATTAAGCTTTGGCATCAACCTGCGCAGCGATTTGGCAAGTGCCGTGGGCATCACGCTGGATGAAGCGACCACCCGTGAAGACGTGCTGGCGCTGTTTGCGGTGCTGTTAGGTGACGATCACGGGTTGGATATCGAGGCGCTTGATGCGGCCATTAGCCAGCAAGCCGCGACGATCCCTGCCGGGCTCCTGCGTCAGGATGCGATCCTGTCGCATCCGGTTTTCAACCGCTATCACAGCGAAACCGAGATGATGCGTTACCTGCACCGTCTGGCACGTAAGGATCTGGCACTGAATCAGGCGATGATCCCACTCGGTTCTTGCACCATGAAGCTCAATGCGGCGGCGGAAATGCTGCCGATTACCTGGCCGGAATTTGCTGAGCTGCATCCGTTCTGCCCGCCGGAACAGGCGCTGGGCTACCGTCAAATGATTGAGCAACTATCGGGCTGGTTGGTTCAACTGACTGGCTATGACGCGATTTGCATGCAGCCCAATTCGGGGGCGCAGGGCGAGTACGCGGGGCTACTGGCGATCCGTCGCTATCATGAAAGCCGCAATGAAGGCGGCCGTCATCTCTGTCTGATCCCGAGTTCCGCCCACGGTACGAACCCGGCATCGGCGCAGATGGCGGGTATGGACGTGGTGGTGGTGGCCTGTGACAAGCAGGGTAATATCGATCTGCACGATCTGCGTGAGAAAGCGCAGGCGGCGGGCGAACAGCTTTCCTGCATTATGGTCACCTATCCGTCCACCCACGGCGTCTATGAAGAGACGATCCGGGAAGTGTGCCAGATCGTGCATCAATACGGCGGCCAGGTGTATCTGGACGGCGCGAACATGAACGCGCAGGTTGGTATCACGACGCCGGGCTACATTGGTGCAGATGTATCGCACCTGAACCTGCATAAAACCTTCTGTATTCCGCACGGTGGCGGCGGACCGGGTATGGGGCCGATTGGCGTGAAAGCGCATCTGACACCGTTTGTGCCGGGGCATCAGGTGGTAAAAATCGATGGTGTGTTAACGGAGCAGGGTGCAGTCTCTGCGGCACCGTTCGGCAGTGCCTCCATTCTGCCGATTAGCTGGATGTACATCCGCATGATGGGCGCAGAAGGGTTGAAGCAGGCTAGCCAGATGGCGATCCTGAACGCCAACTACATCGCGACGCGCTTGCAGCAGGCTTATCCGGTGCTTTACACCGGCCGTGATGGTCGTGTGGCGCACGAGTGCATTCTGGATATTCGCCCGCTCAAAGAGAGTACCGGCATTAGCGAGATGGATATCGCCAAGCGCCTGATCGACTACGGTTTCCACGCGCCGACCATGTCGTTCCCGGTCGCGGGTACGCTGATGGTCGAGCCAACGGAATCGGAGAGTCAGGTCGAGATCGATCGCTTTGTTGACGCGATGCTGGCGATCCGTGCCGAAATCAACCGCGTTGCGCAGGGTGAATGGCCGTTGGACGACAACCCACTGGTGAACGCACCGCATACGCAGGCGGAGCTGGTGGCGGACTGGGCACACCCCTATAGCCGCGAACTGGCGGTATTCCCGGCTGGCAGCGAACACAAATACTGGCCGAGCGTGAAGCGTCTGGACGATGTTTACGGCGACCGTAACCTGTTCTGTTCGTGTGTGCCGATGAGCGACTATGCGTAA
- the budA gene encoding acetolactate decarboxylase yields the protein MKTNVSEQSCEEAFASYAYDFHRQRADSVIYQTSLMSGLINGVYEGNRTMAELLEHGDFGLGTFNSLDGELVALNSQIFQLLSDGSARAAKPEQKTPFAVMTFFRPTETIRFDRWTSREDVHRQIDEIVGTDNLFCALRIDGNFRCVETRTVPRQCRPYKPMQEAVEGQPTFHFEHRNGSVIGFRSPAYTQGINVAGYHEHFITDDRQGGGHILNYDVEHGTLTFGVVAKLIIDLPQDREFLNADLSSENLNSVIKSVES from the coding sequence ATGAAAACGAATGTCAGTGAACAATCCTGCGAGGAAGCCTTTGCCAGCTATGCCTATGATTTCCATCGGCAGCGTGCAGACAGCGTTATTTATCAGACCTCATTAATGAGCGGACTAATAAATGGCGTATACGAAGGTAACCGAACGATGGCTGAATTACTGGAACACGGTGATTTTGGATTAGGAACATTTAATAGTTTGGATGGGGAATTGGTTGCGTTAAATAGCCAGATTTTCCAGCTGTTATCCGATGGCAGCGCACGCGCGGCGAAGCCAGAGCAGAAAACGCCATTCGCTGTCATGACATTCTTTCGCCCGACGGAAACGATCCGTTTTGATCGCTGGACCTCGCGTGAAGACGTACATCGCCAGATCGACGAGATTGTGGGCACGGATAATTTATTCTGCGCGTTGCGGATTGACGGGAATTTTCGCTGTGTTGAAACCCGTACCGTCCCCCGGCAGTGCCGGCCTTATAAACCCATGCAGGAAGCGGTTGAAGGACAGCCGACATTTCATTTTGAGCACCGTAACGGCAGCGTTATTGGTTTTCGTAGTCCAGCTTACACTCAGGGAATTAATGTCGCGGGTTACCACGAACATTTCATTACTGACGATCGCCAGGGCGGCGGCCATATTCTGAATTATGACGTCGAACACGGCACGCTAACGTTTGGTGTGGTTGCCAAACTGATCATCGATCTGCCTCAGGATCGGGAATTTCTCAATGCCGATCTGTCCTCAGAAAACCTCAATAGCGTAATCAAGTCAGTAGAGAGCTAG
- a CDS encoding alpha/beta hydrolase, translated as MLKSVRRLIRRGLIVIGVIAMTLLAIRIYDTQSGPPLSPWHTYVPDELSTDELDKGDWAAYLKQEALIFQQVNQHVTQELDEDEQRPVNRYFSGSPVYPGKFQHDWNRSYELSPEGELKGAVVMLHGLTDSPYSLRHIAERYRQRGFFVVGIRLPAHGTVPGALTDVQWEDWLAATRLAVREATSHLTLQQGQRLPLHIVGFSNGGALALKYTLDTLDNPALARPDQLILISPMIGITSYARFAGLAGLPAIFPAFAKSAWLGILPEFNPFKYNSFPVNGARQSWLLTHELQSQLSRKAQANALVDLPPVLTFQSVMDFTVSTRAVITAFYNLLPANGSQLVLFDVNRTVNFGPLLRESTNGAVNQLLPATPRHYDTTVISNAAPNSSHAVAFDVAAGAVQEQTRELGMDYPSDVYSLSHVSLPFPDSDSLYGRFSQNPTEFGLPLGKITPRGERSALVVDLDTLLRLSSNPFYPYLIQRIEEKIPQ; from the coding sequence ATGCTGAAATCTGTACGGCGACTCATCAGACGCGGTCTTATCGTCATCGGTGTTATTGCAATGACGCTGTTGGCTATTCGTATTTATGACACGCAAAGTGGGCCGCCGCTGTCGCCGTGGCACACCTACGTGCCGGATGAGCTGTCAACGGATGAGCTGGATAAGGGCGACTGGGCGGCGTATTTAAAGCAGGAAGCACTTATCTTTCAGCAAGTGAATCAGCATGTCACTCAGGAACTGGATGAGGATGAACAGCGTCCGGTTAACCGCTATTTTTCGGGTAGCCCGGTTTACCCTGGGAAATTCCAGCATGACTGGAACCGATCCTATGAACTGTCGCCGGAAGGGGAACTGAAAGGCGCGGTGGTGATGCTGCACGGTCTGACCGATTCACCCTATAGTTTGCGGCATATCGCGGAACGCTATCGTCAGCGTGGTTTTTTCGTTGTTGGCATTCGTTTGCCTGCGCACGGGACGGTGCCGGGGGCGCTGACCGATGTGCAATGGGAAGATTGGCTGGCAGCCACGCGTCTGGCAGTGCGTGAGGCGACGTCGCACCTGACGTTACAACAAGGCCAAAGGTTGCCGCTGCATATCGTTGGTTTTTCCAACGGCGGGGCGCTGGCGTTGAAGTACACGCTGGATACGTTGGATAATCCTGCGCTAGCGCGTCCCGATCAGCTTATCCTTATTTCCCCGATGATCGGTATTACCAGCTATGCGCGTTTTGCGGGGCTGGCTGGGCTACCCGCTATCTTTCCGGCCTTTGCCAAGTCTGCCTGGTTGGGCATCTTGCCGGAATTTAATCCCTTCAAGTACAACTCATTTCCGGTAAATGGTGCGCGCCAATCGTGGTTGTTAACCCATGAGCTTCAGAGTCAGTTAAGCCGTAAAGCGCAAGCGAATGCGTTGGTTGATTTACCGCCAGTGCTGACGTTCCAATCGGTGATGGATTTCACCGTAAGCACGCGTGCGGTCATTACGGCGTTTTATAACCTGCTGCCAGCTAACGGGAGCCAGTTGGTTCTCTTTGATGTCAATCGTACCGTCAATTTTGGCCCGCTTCTGCGTGAATCGACGAATGGTGCCGTAAACCAGCTATTACCTGCCACTCCACGTCATTATGATACGACGGTGATTTCTAACGCTGCGCCGAACAGTTCTCATGCCGTGGCGTTCGATGTTGCTGCAGGGGCGGTGCAGGAACAGACTCGCGAACTGGGGATGGACTATCCATCGGATGTGTATTCGCTATCGCACGTATCACTGCCGTTCCCAGATTCGGATTCGCTGTATGGCCGTTTCTCACAGAACCCTACCGAATTTGGTCTGCCGCTGGGGAAAATTACCCCAAGAGGAGAACGTTCCGCTCTGGTTGTCGATCTGGATACGCTGCTGCGGCTGTCCTCTAACCCGTTTTATCCCTACTTGATTCAGCGTATTGAAGAGAAGATCCCGCAATAG
- the alsS gene encoding acetolactate synthase AlsS: MEKSTEQQSWSCGAELIVKHLEAQGVKHIFGIPGAKIDRVFDELEDSTIQTIPVRHEANGAFMAAAIGRLTGKAGVTLVTSGPGCSNLVTGLATATAEGDAVVALGGAVKRADKLKLTHQSLDTVSLFQPVSKFSAEVTASSAISEVLANAFRAAESGRPGGAFVSLPQDIINEPVSSPVLACPNLPLLNGAPHSDVAEAAKRLREAKNPVLLLGLMASQQENAEALRRFLHRSQLPVTSTYQAAGVIDQQQFGHFAGRVGLFNNQAGDKLLQQADVIVTVGYSPVEYDPVLWNSGKATLIHIDVLRAEIDSAYHPDIELLGNIAMTVDALNACMSEPVILSASTQAVLQDRQRQRHDLSTRAINMAGFAIHPLRLVRAMQDIVNEDVTLCVDMGSFHIWLARYLYSFRARQILMTNGQQTMGVALPWAIAASLIQPGKKVVSVSGDGGFMQSSMELETAVRLKSNLLHIIWVDNGYNMVEIQQIHKYHRPAGVTFGPIDFKAYAEAFGAKGFAVESADELVSKLRQAMDVDGPAVIAIPVDYSDNHWLMGNLNISVLI, translated from the coding sequence ATGGAAAAGTCCACCGAGCAGCAAAGCTGGAGTTGCGGAGCCGAGCTGATTGTAAAACACCTGGAAGCGCAGGGCGTAAAGCATATTTTTGGTATTCCCGGCGCTAAAATCGATCGCGTGTTTGATGAGCTGGAAGACTCGACGATTCAAACGATCCCGGTACGGCATGAGGCGAACGGCGCGTTTATGGCGGCGGCGATAGGTCGCCTCACGGGGAAAGCGGGGGTGACGCTGGTGACATCTGGCCCCGGCTGCTCCAATCTGGTCACTGGGCTGGCCACGGCAACCGCAGAAGGCGATGCGGTTGTGGCATTAGGCGGGGCGGTTAAGCGTGCGGATAAGCTTAAACTGACGCACCAGAGTCTGGACACCGTCAGCCTGTTTCAGCCAGTCAGTAAATTTAGCGCGGAAGTCACCGCATCCAGTGCCATCTCGGAAGTGCTGGCGAATGCGTTTCGGGCAGCGGAAAGCGGCCGTCCGGGGGGCGCGTTTGTCAGCCTGCCACAGGATATCATCAATGAACCGGTGAGTAGCCCGGTGCTGGCTTGTCCGAATTTACCGCTGTTAAACGGTGCGCCACATAGTGACGTTGCCGAGGCGGCTAAACGACTGCGGGAGGCTAAAAATCCGGTGTTACTGCTTGGATTAATGGCGAGCCAGCAGGAGAATGCAGAGGCGCTGCGTCGTTTTTTACACCGCAGCCAACTGCCGGTTACCAGCACGTACCAGGCCGCTGGCGTGATCGACCAGCAGCAGTTTGGTCACTTTGCCGGACGTGTTGGGCTGTTCAATAATCAGGCTGGGGATAAACTGCTGCAACAGGCGGACGTGATCGTTACCGTGGGCTACAGCCCGGTTGAGTACGATCCGGTGTTATGGAATAGCGGCAAAGCAACGCTGATCCATATTGATGTGCTGCGGGCTGAGATCGACAGCGCCTACCATCCTGATATCGAGCTGCTCGGGAATATCGCGATGACGGTGGATGCGTTGAATGCATGTATGAGCGAGCCAGTTATCTTATCGGCGAGCACGCAGGCCGTATTGCAGGATCGTCAGCGTCAGCGTCACGATCTCAGTACGCGCGCCATCAACATGGCAGGATTTGCAATTCACCCGCTGCGTCTGGTGCGGGCGATGCAGGATATCGTGAATGAAGATGTCACGCTGTGTGTGGACATGGGAAGTTTTCATATCTGGCTGGCGCGTTATCTGTATAGCTTCCGGGCGCGGCAGATTCTGATGACCAACGGCCAGCAGACCATGGGCGTGGCACTACCCTGGGCGATAGCCGCATCATTGATACAGCCCGGCAAAAAAGTGGTGTCCGTTTCCGGCGACGGCGGGTTTATGCAGTCCAGCATGGAGCTGGAAACAGCGGTGCGCCTGAAAAGCAATCTCCTGCATATTATCTGGGTGGATAACGGCTATAACATGGTGGAAATCCAGCAAATCCATAAATACCATCGCCCGGCGGGCGTGACATTTGGCCCGATTGATTTCAAGGCGTATGCGGAAGCGTTTGGCGCGAAAGGGTTTGCAGTTGAATCTGCGGATGAACTGGTTAGCAAACTCCGTCAGGCGATGGATGTTGACGGCCCCGCGGTGATTGCGATCCCGGTTGATTATTCCGATAACCACTGGCTGATGGGGAATCTGAATATTAGCGTTCTGATCTGA
- a CDS encoding LysR family transcriptional regulator, producing the protein MELRYLRYFVAVAQARHFTRAAENLGISQPPLSQQIKKFEQEIGTPLFKRLTRGVEMTEAGQALYEDACRILQLTDSAIARTRSIARGEKGSLNVGFSPSAMYHPTVLSLLHRYCQQHPYVQPQPKEENPATLITALQERNIDIAFLRLPCELSDDINGEILAEEPMKLVLPAGHALSHKAQVSLSELRQEPLIIFPREVCPGLHDMIIRTCYLSGYGPKPSPFAPQLTATIGMVAAGFGITLIPESLACIKADNVTYHDIGMPEIHTQIAAIWRKHERSAVIVNLIHLIRQHLSSQHPD; encoded by the coding sequence ATGGAACTACGCTACCTGCGCTATTTTGTCGCCGTTGCACAAGCTCGACATTTCACGCGTGCGGCAGAAAACCTGGGGATATCACAGCCCCCTCTTAGCCAGCAGATCAAGAAATTCGAGCAGGAGATCGGCACGCCGCTGTTCAAGCGACTGACGCGCGGTGTAGAAATGACGGAGGCGGGACAGGCGCTGTATGAAGACGCCTGCCGTATTCTGCAACTCACCGATTCGGCGATCGCACGGACAAGGAGTATCGCGCGAGGCGAGAAAGGTAGCCTGAACGTGGGTTTTTCACCCTCGGCCATGTACCACCCCACGGTGCTTTCCCTACTCCATCGCTACTGTCAGCAGCATCCATACGTCCAACCGCAGCCAAAAGAAGAAAACCCGGCAACGCTGATTACTGCGCTGCAAGAACGCAATATCGATATCGCATTTCTGCGCTTACCCTGCGAACTCAGTGATGATATTAACGGGGAAATTTTGGCCGAAGAGCCGATGAAATTGGTGCTACCTGCGGGGCATGCACTGAGCCATAAAGCGCAAGTCTCGCTCAGCGAACTGCGTCAGGAACCGCTGATTATTTTCCCACGCGAGGTGTGTCCGGGGTTGCACGATATGATTATCCGCACCTGCTATCTGTCGGGTTATGGCCCCAAACCCAGCCCATTTGCCCCGCAGTTGACGGCAACGATCGGGATGGTCGCCGCCGGCTTCGGCATTACCCTAATACCGGAATCACTCGCCTGCATTAAGGCCGATAATGTGACCTATCACGATATCGGCATGCCCGAAATCCATACGCAAATTGCGGCTATATGGCGTAAACATGAACGATCGGCCGTTATCGTGAATCTCATCCACCTGATACGCCAGCATCTGAGCAGCCAGCATCCCGATTAA
- a CDS encoding DUF1435 domain-containing protein, with translation MLTAMITACGLWSVSWCMGKHLSSAWGVLLPCAIMPLLALLDLNLTHLKVIIAIALLATLVMLFHQRLRHYLLLPSCVALAGGLAALSVMFNLTTL, from the coding sequence ATGCTGACAGCAATGATCACAGCCTGCGGGCTATGGAGTGTGAGCTGGTGTATGGGGAAGCATCTGTCCAGCGCCTGGGGCGTGCTGCTGCCTTGTGCCATTATGCCGCTACTAGCGCTGCTCGATCTGAACCTGACGCACCTGAAAGTGATTATCGCCATCGCCCTGCTGGCGACGCTGGTGATGCTGTTCCACCAACGCTTACGCCACTATTTACTGCTGCCGTCCTGCGTTGCGCTCGCTGGCGGGTTGGCGGCGCTATCCGTCATGTTTAACCTGACGACGCTGTAA
- the gcvT gene encoding glycine cleavage system aminomethyltransferase GcvT, which produces MAKQTPLYQQHLADGAKMVDFHGWMMPLHYGSQLDEHHIVRREAGIFDVSHMTIVDLHGARTREFLRYLLANDVAKLTQPGKALYTGMLNASGGVIDDLIVYFLTEDYFRLVVNSATREKDLAWIEQHAAPFGIEIREREDLALVAVQGPQAQEKVQAILKAKGLSDADVAAVASMKPFFGKQAGDFFVATTGYTGEAGYEIALPNEQVVDFWQQLLAAGVKPCGLGARDTLRLEAGMNLYGQDMDEGISPLAANMGWTIAWQPEDRQFIGREALTHQREKGTDQLVGLVLTEKGVLRNDLPVRFTDSDGVMREGVITSGSFSPTLGVSIALARVPLGIGEQAIVQIRNRELPVHVTKPGFVRAGRAIVQY; this is translated from the coding sequence ATGGCAAAGCAGACCCCGTTGTATCAACAACATCTGGCCGATGGCGCCAAAATGGTGGATTTTCACGGCTGGATGATGCCGCTGCATTACGGTTCTCAACTGGATGAGCATCATATTGTGCGCCGGGAAGCCGGTATTTTTGATGTTTCCCACATGACTATCGTCGATTTGCATGGTGCGAGAACGCGTGAATTCCTGCGTTATCTGCTGGCGAATGATGTCGCCAAACTCACACAGCCGGGCAAAGCGCTTTATACCGGCATGCTGAATGCTTCCGGTGGCGTCATCGACGATCTGATCGTTTATTTTCTTACGGAAGACTATTTCCGGTTGGTCGTGAACTCTGCGACCCGCGAAAAAGATCTCGCCTGGATTGAACAGCACGCTGCACCTTTTGGTATTGAAATCCGTGAGCGTGAGGATCTGGCTCTGGTCGCGGTACAAGGTCCGCAGGCGCAGGAAAAAGTGCAAGCAATCCTGAAGGCAAAAGGTCTGAGTGATGCCGACGTGGCTGCCGTTGCCAGCATGAAGCCGTTTTTTGGCAAGCAGGCGGGGGATTTCTTCGTAGCCACGACGGGTTATACGGGCGAAGCGGGTTATGAAATCGCGCTGCCGAATGAGCAAGTGGTCGATTTCTGGCAGCAACTGCTGGCCGCGGGCGTGAAGCCATGCGGACTGGGCGCACGCGATACGCTGCGTCTGGAAGCGGGAATGAACCTGTACGGTCAGGATATGGATGAGGGCATTTCGCCGCTGGCGGCCAACATGGGCTGGACGATCGCCTGGCAGCCGGAGGATCGCCAGTTTATCGGGCGTGAAGCCTTAACGCATCAGCGTGAGAAAGGAACCGATCAACTGGTTGGTTTGGTGCTGACGGAAAAAGGCGTATTGCGCAATGATTTACCTGTGCGCTTTACTGATAGTGATGGCGTGATGCGCGAAGGTGTCATCACCAGCGGCTCGTTCTCGCCAACGCTTGGCGTGAGCATTGCGCTAGCGCGTGTTCCGTTGGGAATTGGTGAACAGGCGATTGTGCAGATTCGTAACCGCGAACTGCCCGTCCACGTCACCAAGCCCGGCTTTGTCCGCGCTGGAAGAGCCATCGTTCAGTATTGA
- the fucO gene encoding lactaldehyde reductase has protein sequence MANRMILNETSYFGAGAIAHIVDEVKRRGFRKALLVTDKDLVKFGVAAKVTEKLDAAGLPYDIYDEVIPNPTISVVEKGIERFKASQADYLIAIGGGSPQDTCKAIGIIINNPEFADVRSLEGVAATRRPAVPIIAIPTTSGTAAEVTINYVITDEEKRRKFVCVDPHDIPIVAIVDPDMMASMPASLKAATGIDALTHAIEGFTTKAAWELTDTLHLKAIEIISRSLRDSVAGKPKGVEEMALGQYIAGMGFSNVGLGLVHGMAHPLGAFYNTPHGVANAILLPHIMAYNADYTGEKFRDIAIAMGVKNAAAMPIAQAREAAINAVRQLSHDVDIPPRLRDVGVREEDIPALAQAAFDDVCTGGNPRDTNIDEINALYRSIY, from the coding sequence ATGGCTAACAGAATGATTCTTAACGAAACATCCTACTTTGGTGCAGGCGCTATCGCCCATATCGTCGATGAAGTAAAACGACGAGGATTCAGGAAAGCACTGCTGGTGACGGACAAGGATTTGGTTAAATTTGGCGTCGCGGCCAAGGTCACTGAGAAGCTGGATGCGGCAGGGTTACCCTACGATATTTACGATGAGGTGATTCCCAATCCAACCATCAGCGTGGTGGAAAAAGGCATTGAACGATTCAAAGCATCACAGGCTGATTACCTGATTGCGATTGGCGGCGGCTCACCGCAGGATACCTGTAAGGCTATCGGGATTATTATCAATAACCCTGAATTTGCCGATGTCCGCAGCCTCGAAGGCGTTGCGGCTACCCGACGCCCCGCAGTCCCGATTATCGCGATCCCGACCACCTCAGGTACTGCCGCAGAAGTCACCATCAACTACGTCATCACGGATGAAGAAAAACGCCGCAAATTCGTGTGCGTCGATCCGCATGATATTCCGATTGTCGCTATCGTCGATCCCGACATGATGGCAAGCATGCCAGCCTCACTGAAAGCTGCCACGGGGATCGACGCCCTGACGCACGCCATTGAAGGCTTTACGACCAAAGCCGCCTGGGAGCTAACCGATACGCTGCACCTGAAGGCCATTGAAATTATCAGCCGCTCGCTGCGTGATTCCGTCGCAGGGAAACCAAAAGGCGTGGAAGAGATGGCGCTGGGGCAATATATCGCCGGTATGGGATTTTCAAACGTTGGGCTTGGTCTGGTACACGGCATGGCGCATCCACTCGGCGCGTTTTACAACACCCCACACGGCGTAGCGAATGCCATCCTGCTGCCGCATATCATGGCCTACAACGCGGATTATACCGGTGAAAAATTCCGGGACATCGCCATTGCGATGGGAGTAAAAAACGCGGCAGCAATGCCGATTGCCCAAGCGCGAGAAGCCGCCATTAACGCTGTTCGCCAACTTTCTCACGATGTGGATATTCCGCCGAGACTGCGCGATGTCGGCGTGAGAGAAGAAGATATTCCGGCACTGGCACAGGCCGCCTTTGACGATGTCTGCACCGGCGGCAATCCGCGCGATACGAATATCGACGAGATTAACGCGCTGTATCGGTCTATTTATTGA
- the gcvH gene encoding glycine cleavage system protein GcvH yields MSNVPAELKYTTSHEWVLHEGGGIYSVGITEHAQELLGDMVFIDLPEVGTVVAAGDDCAVAESVKAASDIYAPISGEIVEVNDDLESSPELVNSAPYADGWLFRIRISDESDLDELLDAEGYQASLEEDE; encoded by the coding sequence ATGAGCAATGTACCAGCAGAATTAAAATACACCACGTCGCACGAATGGGTACTGCACGAGGGCGGCGGTATCTACAGCGTGGGCATTACCGAACACGCGCAGGAGCTTCTGGGTGACATGGTCTTTATCGATTTACCGGAAGTGGGCACGGTAGTCGCCGCAGGCGATGACTGCGCGGTGGCGGAGTCGGTAAAAGCGGCGTCGGATATTTATGCGCCCATCAGCGGTGAGATCGTGGAAGTGAACGACGATCTGGAAAGCTCCCCTGAACTGGTCAACAGCGCGCCTTATGCGGATGGCTGGCTGTTCCGCATCAGAATTTCTGATGAGTCTGATTTGGACGAACTGCTTGATGCCGAAGGCTATCAGGCATCGTTAGAAGAAGACGAGTAG